AAACACCGACATCTGGCGTTTCAGGGGAACCGTTTTGCAGGTGGGGCAGTTGGGGATCTTTTCCGTGTTGACCGTGCGGGAAAAAAAATTATAAACGGTATTGCACTGCTGACAGTAAAATTCATAAATCGGCATACTCTATCCTCACATCAAGGCAATTCTAAAATATTCTATTCATTTCCCATGAAAAATCAAGCTCATGAAAGTCTTTCCTTATCGGTGGCTTGTTGCCGGCAATCGGGTCTCCCCTTTCGCATTTGTTTCTGCCGGGTACGAGTGCGTCTTTGCCGGCTTTCATCTCGATGGGGCCAGCAGGCGGCCGATCCGTTCCAGCAGGGGGGGGTGAGAGTAGTAGAACTGGACGTAAAGCGGATGGGGGAAGAGATTGGATAGATTATCCTTGGCAAGACGTTTCAGGGCCGAAATCATGGGGATTGCCGTACCGGTAAGGGTTCGGCTGTAGTCGTCCGCTTCCCGCTCAAACCGGCGAAGCACCGCAGCGCCGAGGGGGTTCAAGAAAAAGAAAAAGGGGCCCACCAGGATTCCGATGAGCAGCAGCCCGGCATAAGTCACAGGCTGAGGAAAGCCGAAGGTGGCATAGAGGAGGGGCCAGGAAAGCAGGAGGGAAAAGAGATAAAATAATCCCAGCGAGGCTATTTCCATGAAGATCAACTGCTTGAGGATGTGCCTCTTTTTCCAGTGCCCGATTTCGTGTGCCAGGACGGCCAGGATCTCCTCCGGTGGGGAGGACGCCAGGAGGGTGTCGTACAGGACAATGCGCCGGGTTTTTCCCAGACCGGTGAAGTACGCGTTGGTGTGACGGCTCCGTTTGCCTTCATCAACCTGATAAATCCCGGATACCTCCAGGCCGGCCCGATTCGCCAGGTCCATCACGGCCTCTCTCAGGTTCGTGTCCTGAATCGGTTCGTAACGGTTGAAGAGGGGGGCAATGACCACCGGGTAAAGCCAGAGCATCAACAATTGGAAGGAGGCAAACAACAGCCAGGACCAGATCCACCAGGATTCTTCTGCATAGTGGATCAGCGATAGAAAGGCCCCCCCGAGCAGGCCCATCAGAATCGTGGAAACGCCGAGGTTTTTCAGGAGGTCCGTCACCCAGAGCCGGAAGGTCATGGTGCTGAATCCGTAACGTTTTTCAATTCCGAAGGTGCGGTAAAGATCGAAGGGGATGCCGACGATGCCGCTGGCCAAGGCCAGAAAGCCGAAGAAGAGAAGACCGGACGGGACAAAGGGAAGTTTCCAGCCGGCAAGAAGGCCCGTCAGCCAAGGTAAAAGGCCGGTGAGGAGAACCGCCAGCGTGATCAGATCATCCACAATTTCCTCAAAGGTGGTGAACCGGGATGACGTCACCGTATAATCCGTCATGCGGGAAAGGGTCGCCTCATCGATTTCGTCACGAAGCATTTCCGGTACTTGTCGTCCATGACGCTGCAGATGACGGATATTGAACAGAGTCAAAAGCTCTCGAAGGAGAACGCGGAGAAGAAAAAAAGTCAGAAAGATCAACAACAAGCTATTGAACGAAATCATCTGTCCCCCAATCGATCTTTCATCTCCCCCGTCCGGTCCTTTTCGGCAGGGGAGAAATTCATTGCTTTGTTATCCGCTCCTTGGAGTCCCTTCGGGTACGCCTTTGCCGTCCCCACAAGACCACCTTGATACCATTTTTGATCCGGAATTGGAATAACCGGCTAACTGTGTAGCTTTTCTTGCTGCCGAATTGTTTTTTTAAAGGCGATTCGATATAACCTGCGGGGGCTTGCGAGCGGAACCGGAATGACGATCAAAATAAAAGGATTGAATGTTAATGAATTTGGTGACATTATTACTGTTTAATAATTTTAATTTAAATTTATCTTCAAGAGAGTGCGATTGTCACTGCT
This portion of the Syntrophus gentianae genome encodes:
- a CDS encoding M48 family metallopeptidase, which translates into the protein MISFNSLLLIFLTFFLLRVLLRELLTLFNIRHLQRHGRQVPEMLRDEIDEATLSRMTDYTVTSSRFTTFEEIVDDLITLAVLLTGLLPWLTGLLAGWKLPFVPSGLLFFGFLALASGIVGIPFDLYRTFGIEKRYGFSTMTFRLWVTDLLKNLGVSTILMGLLGGAFLSLIHYAEESWWIWSWLLFASFQLLMLWLYPVVIAPLFNRYEPIQDTNLREAVMDLANRAGLEVSGIYQVDEGKRSRHTNAYFTGLGKTRRIVLYDTLLASSPPEEILAVLAHEIGHWKKRHILKQLIFMEIASLGLFYLFSLLLSWPLLYATFGFPQPVTYAGLLLIGILVGPFFFFLNPLGAAVLRRFEREADDYSRTLTGTAIPMISALKRLAKDNLSNLFPHPLYVQFYYSHPPLLERIGRLLAPSR